A region from the Diadema setosum chromosome 13, eeDiaSeto1, whole genome shotgun sequence genome encodes:
- the LOC140236414 gene encoding uncharacterized protein, giving the protein MASLRKVYQNLNCPLCMDIFEEATLLNCGHTFCRKCLVKYDEFHPDCKDMLCPLCQEPTPLTEQRVGGLSSNATLRGVVGDCMRLSVTQNSRHRLHQTCNLCKISNERSSTSRSNSSMVTEQPEAVSFCFDCDGYLCESCYSGHTRMVSLFGDHRIVPIEEMVDDASDDEFPMMCGEHKTEQLGFYCQDCEDIACPKCKAAKHGSHDHAVKDLAQYEHETRQKIDMLVMRSSVRTAKISKHISDIEQERKYVRTVIARINAEINRSYEEKRRRLEENRARILKEVAKVETVYNGRLSELQVVAAKLSRRISVSNELISKGKRKLLRGESRVAHGHLYQELDQVLSEEIDMAAPGRLRDVTSKTCFVPAPRDSLDLGQIGAHVTGWTVDNEFDIPGDDAMNGLARMDYDKVAISYYNGGVDSFDVLTGHRTMLVDTDDRGTHDVAFLSDGRFVVTNTRRVLRLFNADKSPTETRYDTPSDATGLTMLAVDHDDNILLSYWDLKKIYVFSSAGGRPLRIVETDREPRQVHPTTTGVIVTQRLSNVSLIDESGGIVWSVTKRKGYLYPAISDGDQLYIACVRPTEGTLSIEHYTLGGKHLGTVVKNVRIKTPSRHWYYMTFLSPSCIAFCTAGRLYVIRKSLTRTKILSDIVSPRRIEVDTGVKICKTL; this is encoded by the coding sequence ATGGCGTCTCTCAGAAAAGTATACCAGAATTTGAACTGTCCTCTGTGTATGGACATCTTTGAGGAAGCAACACTTCTGAATTGTGGACACACTTTCTGTCGCAAGTGTTTGGTCAAATACGATGAATTTCACCCCGATTGCAAAGACATGCTGTGCCCGCTCTGCCAGGAACCAACGCCGCTCACGGAGCAGAGAGTTGGAGGGCTGTCTTCCAACGCGACTCTAAGGGGTGTGGTAGGCGACTGCATGCGCCTCTCGGTGACGCAGAATTCCAGACACCGTCTTCACCAAACGTGCAACCTGTGCAAGATCAGCAACGAACGCTCTTCAACATCAAGATCGAACTCGTCTATGGTTACAGAACAACCTGAGGCTGTGTCGTTCTGCTTCGACTGCGACGGCTACCTGTGCGAAAGCTGCTACTCCGGCCACACACGGATGGTGTCCTTGTTTGGGGATCATCGAATTGTGCCTATCGAAGAGATGGTGGATGATGCATCCGACGATGAGTTTCCGATGATGTGTGGAGAGCACAAGACGGAACAACTGGGCTTCTATTGCCAGGATTGTGAAGACATCGCTTGTCCTAAATGCAAAGCAGCAAAACATGGCAGTCACGACCATGCCGTTAAGGATCTCGCGCAATATGAGCACGAGACGAGACAGAAAATCGACATGCTGGTGATGCGGAGTTCAGTTCGCACGGCCAAGATAAGCAAACACATCAGTGATATCGAGCAGGAAAGAAAGTACGTACGGACAGTGATAGCTAGAATCAATGCTGAAATCAATCGCTCATACGAGGAAAAAAGGCGCAGATTGGAGGAAAATCGAGCTCGAATATTGAAGGAGGTGGCCAAAGTCGAGACAGTATACAACGGCAGACTCAGTGAGCTGCAAGTGGTCGCTGCTAAACTCTCCAGGAGAATATCCGTTTCTAATGAATTGATATCAAAGGGGAAAAGAAAGTTACTTCGTGGTGAAAGTCGTGTTGCTCATGGTCACCTTTATCAAGAACTCGACCAGGTGCTGAGCGAGGAGATAGATATGGCAGCTCCTGGTCGATTACGAGATGTGACGAGCAAGACTTGTTTTGTGCCTGCCCCCAGGGATTCCCTTGATCTTGGTCAGATTGGTGCCCATGTCACTGGCTGGACTGTGGACAACGAATTCGACATACCCGGAGACGATGCCATGAATGGACTTGCAAGAATGGACTACGATAAGGTCGCAATATCTTACTACAACGGGGGAGTAGACTCTTTCGACGTTCTAACAGGTCATCGAACGATGTTAGTCGATACCGATGATCGAGGTACTCACGACGTCGCCTTCCTCAGTGATGGTAGATTCGTTGTCACAAACACTCGTCGAGTATTGAGGTTGTTCAACGCGGATAAGTCCCCGACGGAGACTCGTTACGACACTCCTTCGGACGCAACTGGCCTAACCATGCTCGCCGTCGACCACGACGACAATATTCTTCTTTCCTACTGGGATCTGAAGAAAATCTACGTGTTTTCGTCAGCAGGAGGACGACCGCTAAGGATCGTCGAAACCGACAGGGAACCTCGGCAAGTCCATCCGACGACAACAGGCGTCATCGTCACGCAGAGATTGAGCAACGTTTCGCTGATCGATGAAAGCGGTGGCATCGTGTGGTCGGTGACGAAACGTAAGGGATATCTGTATCCGGCGATCAGCGATGGAGACCAGCTCTACATAGCGTGCGTGCGACCTACGGAAGGCACTCTTTCTATTGAGCATTACACATTGGGTGGAAAACATCTCGGAACCGTCGTAAAGAATGTGAGGATCAAGACACCGTCAAGACACTGGTACTACATGACTTTCCTCTCGCCATCCTGCATTGCCTTTTGTACAGCCGGACGCCTCTACGTCATCCGAAAATCATTGACCAGAACCAAGATTCTTTCCGACATTGTCTCTCCCAGGCGTATTGAGGTAGACACTGGGGTGAAAATTTGCAAGACATTGTGA